The genomic stretch AGGCCAGCTCGGCATCGATGCCCTTGCTGTCCCAGAGGTCCCACTGCGGCCAGTTGAAGGTCGGCGGTGGGTTGTTGTAGTAGGTGTCGTTGGCGGGACGGGGTGTCCCGGTGGCGCAGTTGGCGTAGAGCGGATGGATGCCGATTTTCTCGACATGATCGACCGCCGGGTCGGCGGCGAAGGCGGCGGCGGCCTGATCCAGATCCTGCCCCGGCGCCAGTTTCACGGTGTAGAACGCTTCCAGCTCCGGCGCGGCGGCGGCGGCGAACTGACGCCACATGCCAATGACGCCGTGCGCGTCGACCAGTCGCTGGATTGACGCGACACTGACCCGCACACGGTTGGCGCGCTTGTCGACCTGGACATCGAAGCCCGACTTGAAGGCGGGTTTGAGCACGACCACAAACTCGTCATCCACCCAGCGTGGCGTGTCATCGACGGGCACAAACTCCTTGCGGATGACGTAATCGGCGGCGGCGGCGCCGGCGAATCCGGCCAGCACACAGGCGGCAACGATCAGGAGGATGATGCGATGCCTCATGGCTTTGTCCTCTTTCAGAGTTCGGTGAATGGGCAACAACGTTGACTAAGGACATCCGAAGCGATTACGACGCACTCAACGACACCACCTCCCCACCCGCGGCGCATCGTTTCGATGCGGCCTGTCCACGGACGGTCCGGCCGTCATAGCGGTCCCTGGAGTCAGCATCTGCATGCCCTCACCCGCATGCGAGACAACCCGTCGATCGTGTGTGTTGCGAAGTTGCGAAGCACGGGCGCGGCGCTGACGCGCACAGTCACAGCCGGCGCTGCCGCCCCGTTTTAGATGGGGAGAATTTCTGTTCCGGTTTCGGCGCGGTCAAGCGGATTCAGGGGTGCTGGGCGCAGAGGTCCAACAGCGCCTGGAAGTCAGGCGGGGGCGGGGCGGAGAAGGTAAGCGGCGCGCCGGAGGCCGGGTGCAGGAAGGCGAGCGTGTGGGCGTGCAGGGCGGGGCGGCCGATGGCCTCGAGCATCTTACGGGCCAGGTCGCGGCGGCGGGGATCGACCCCCGCGATCCGGTCGCGTCCGCCGCCGTATTCGACATCCCCGACCACCGCATGGCCGACGTGCGAAAGATGCACACGGATCTGATGGGTGCGTCCGGTCGATAGGTGCACTTCGAGCCAATCGGCGAGGGCGTGGCGTTCGCGCAGGTGCACGGTGGTCTTCGCCTCACGACCGGCGTTGTTGACCGCCATCTTCTTGCGGTCGCGCAGGGAGCGGCCGATGGGCGCGTCGATCACCAGCGGCGACTTCTTCAGGTGCCCCCAGGCGATGGTCCAGTAGATGCGCGAGAGCGCGCGGTCCTTCAGTTGCGCGGCCAGACGACGGTGGGCCAGTTCGGTGCGCGCCACCACCATCAGGCCGGAAGTGCCCTTGTCGAGCCGGTGAACGATCCCCGGGCGGTCGCTTTCGGCTTCGGCGTCATCGTCGTCGAAGGCGCCCCGTCCCAGCAGCGCGTTGAGCAAAGTCCCAGTGCGGTGCCCGGCGGCCGGATGCACCACCATCCCGGCGGGCTTGTTAATTACCAGCAAGTGCTCGTCCTCGAAGAGGACATCCAGCGGGATGTCTTCCGGTTCGGCGGGGGCATCGGGCGCCGCGACGCGCGCCAGCGTGAGCGTGATCTGGTCGCCTTCCTCCACCTTGTAATTGGATCGCGCAACGACGCCGTTGATGAGCAGTTGGCCGCCGTCAATGGCCCGCTGAATCTGCGAGCGGGAGTAGTCGGGGAAGCGCTCGGCCAGCACGCGGTCGACACGGATGCCGGCATCGGCGGCGGCGGCGGTGTGGTGGATGGTGGGGTTCGAGTGCATGTGTCGGGGGTAAGATACGGAATTCGGAGCGGAGGGAGGCGGTCATCGCCAAGCGCCCCATCCTCCTGCCGTGGGGCACTCTGCGCCGCAAGCCCGTTTGATGCCATGAGGCGGCGTGGGGAAGGGGCGTATGCAATACGCCCCTACGATGCGACTGCGAAGAGGCAAATGTCATGCTGAGCGATGCGAAGCAACTGCTGTTTTCATCTATGTACCGGAAAAGCAGACCTTTCGCTCCGCTCAGGGTGACAATGCGAGATTCTGGGTTTATCAGCAACCTGCCAGGGTAGATCTCGAACCTGCCTCCACGGGTCACTTCAGGGCGCGTCACGCTCGCGGCGTTCCGTGGTCATCAGGGGATGCACCGGAATCGGAAAGGGGCGTATGCAATACGCCCCTACGTGTCCGGCCATTGGTGAACTGTCTCAGAACGTGATTTTCACCGGCTCGGCCGCTTCGGCCTCCGCATTGCGGATGCTCACCTGGGCGGCGAGGTTGCGCGCGATCTGCTGGAAGGCGATGGCCGATTCGGAGTCGGGTTCGGCGATCACGATCGGCACGCCGGAATCCGACGTTTCGCGCAGACGGGTGGCCAGCGGGATCTCGCCGAGGAAGGGGACGCCGAGACGGTCGGCGGCGCGGCGGGCGCCGCCGTTGTCGAAGATGTATTCGCGGTGGTTGCAGTGGGAGCAGGTGAAGTAGCTCATGTTCTCGATCAGGCCGAGGATCGGCGTCTTCAACTGATTGAACATGATCACCGCCTTCTCGGCGACCTTCAGCGCGACATCCTGCGGCGTGGAGACAATCGCCGCGCCGGTGAGCGGGATGCGTTGGCACAACGAAAGCTGGATATCGCCGGTGCCGGGGGGCAGATCGACGACGAGATAATCGATCTCGCCCCATTCGACCCCGCCGAGAAACTGCTCGATCATCTTGGTCAGCATCGGCCCGCGCCAGACAACCGCCTGGTCGGGCTTGAGGAAGAAACCCATCGAGATCACCTTGACGCCATAGGCGGTGACGGGGATGATCCCGCGCTCGCCGGGGACCGGCGGCTCGGTGATGCCGAGGATGGTCGGGATGCTGGGGCCGTAGACGTCGGCGTCCATGAGCCCGACGCTCGCGCCGGTCTGCGCCAGCGCGACCGCGAGGTTGGCCGAGACGGTTGATTTGCCCACGCCGCCTTTGCCGGAGCCGACCGGGATGACATTCTTCACGCCCGGGATCAGCGCCTGGCCCATCTCGCTCAGCGTCGGACGGACCTGCGCGGTCATCTTTATGTTGACCATGCTCACGCCGGGCAGGGCGCGGATGACGCGCTCGGCCTGGGCCTTCATGTCGTCCTTGACCGGGCAGGCGGGCGTGGTCAGCTCAATCGTCACCTTGACCAGGTCCTCGCAGACGGCGATGTCCTTCACAAAGCCGAGCGAGACGATGTCGCGGTGCAGATCGGGATCGATGATGGTTTTCAGCGCTTGTAAAATCTGGGCTTCGGTGGCCACGTGGTTGTCCTCTCGTTAATCGCGCGTTGGCGCGCGGGGCATGGATCATAACACCCGCGCGCATCTATTGCCTATGGGCATACGCGATGAAAAGCGAAAGTTTGGCGGTCGCGGAGAAAAAGTATCCGCTTTTGACATTGCGCCCGCCGGGCGCGATATTGCTTGCCAAGTGCTTCGGGGATCGCATCTTAAACGCGCCGATCGTCGCGAGGCCCCGATATAATCCCGCGCCAAGGAGGATGTGAATGCAGACCGTCAGTCCGATTCTCGATGCGTTGTTTCGCTGGATGCATGTGCTCTTCGGCGTGATCTGGCTGGGGTATGGGTTCTTCTTCAGTTTTGTCGTGATGCCGATGCTGGCGAAACTGGAGCCCGATGTTCAGCGCCGGCTGGTGCCGGAGATGCTGCCGCGGTCGATGTTCTGGTTCAAGATCTCCTCGATCCTCGCCTATATCTTCGGGCTCCTGCTTTTGATGCTGGTTTTCTACCACGGCAAACTGGCGTTTGCCAATGTGCAGGGAGCCAGCGGGTATGTCGGGCCGATCGCGATGATTGTGTTTTCGCTGTTGCTCGCGCCGGTGGTCTATGACCTATTGGTCAACAGCGCCCTGGGCAAAACCCCCAAGGCGCTCGGCGCGGCGCTGTTTGTGCTGCTGGCCGTCACGCTGCTGCTCATGATCTTCTGGGCGAAGTTCGAGTACCGCACCGCGAACATTCACATCGGGGCGATGCTCGGCTCGATCACCGCGTTCAACACGCTCTTCCGTCTGTTGCCGGGGCAGCGTCAACTGGTGGCGGGGATCAAGGCGGGGACGCCGCCGGACCCGGCGAAGATGGCCGGGGCGATGCTCCGCGCCCGGCACAACAGCTACATGGGCGTGACCATCCTCTGGACAATGATCGGCGCGCACACCTTCTCGTTTGCCGGCGGCGCGATGGGCATGACCGACAAGACCTGGTGGATCGGATTCTTGATCGTCACATTGCTGGGCTGGCATGTGATCTTTCAGTTCTTGAAGCGTGCGGGGAATATGCACTCATTTTGAGTAGAGGTAGGTCGCTGAGGTACGTGGGCGGCTTCGGATTTATGGATTCTGCTGAAGGAAAAGGAGGATTCAGATGGAAGACACGTCTCAGCCCGTGGGTACCAAGTCGCGAATCTCCGTATGGGACAAGACTTGGCTCCAAGTGGTGCTCTTGGTCTTTGTCTACCCCGTCGGTGTTATACTCATGTGGGTCAGAGCTCCGTGGAAAACTGGCGTAAAGCTTGTGTTGACAGTAGTGCTTGGACTCGTGTTCCTGGCCGCGATAGGAAGCAACTCGCAGAGGGAAGCACAGGGACCGAAAGAAGACGGCAGCACGCAAATCGCCGAGCGCAATCAAGATCCACCTGAACCTAGCCACGAAGCCGAAGCTGTTATTCCCGCTGATCAACTCAGATTCGTAAGCGCAGTCGAAGCGTTTTACGACGCATACGAGGACGCCCCCAACGAACTTAAGAAATCAGCGCTGAGGACTAATCGTCGCGGAGAGATAGCCAATGCGCTAAGTGGGGACCGGACAGTTTCCAGTTGGGCAGGGACGCTTAGGGATATGGGGACGAATAGTGAGGGCAAAGCGTATGTGTCGATCCAGCTGGAAGGATCAAAGATCCGTGTTCAAACTTGGAACAATGCACTGTCTGATATCACGGACGGGACGCTGATTGATCAATCCTCTCCGATTTTTGATGCTCTTTCAGGTCTCTCCGAAGGTGACCGCGTCACCTTTGACGGTCGATTCATGGCTGACGACAGGGATTTTATTGAAGAACAGAGCGTGACCGAACGGGGATCGATGACATCTCCTGAATTCACGTTTCGCTTCACAAGAATTGTCAGGC from bacterium encodes the following:
- a CDS encoding Mrp/NBP35 family ATP-binding protein, with amino-acid sequence MATEAQILQALKTIIDPDLHRDIVSLGFVKDIAVCEDLVKVTIELTTPACPVKDDMKAQAERVIRALPGVSMVNIKMTAQVRPTLSEMGQALIPGVKNVIPVGSGKGGVGKSTVSANLAVALAQTGASVGLMDADVYGPSIPTILGITEPPVPGERGIIPVTAYGVKVISMGFFLKPDQAVVWRGPMLTKMIEQFLGGVEWGEIDYLVVDLPPGTGDIQLSLCQRIPLTGAAIVSTPQDVALKVAEKAVIMFNQLKTPILGLIENMSYFTCSHCNHREYIFDNGGARRAADRLGVPFLGEIPLATRLRETSDSGVPIVIAEPDSESAIAFQQIARNLAAQVSIRNAEAEAAEPVKITF
- a CDS encoding urate hydroxylase PuuD, producing the protein MQTVSPILDALFRWMHVLFGVIWLGYGFFFSFVVMPMLAKLEPDVQRRLVPEMLPRSMFWFKISSILAYIFGLLLLMLVFYHGKLAFANVQGASGYVGPIAMIVFSLLLAPVVYDLLVNSALGKTPKALGAALFVLLAVTLLLMIFWAKFEYRTANIHIGAMLGSITAFNTLFRLLPGQRQLVAGIKAGTPPDPAKMAGAMLRARHNSYMGVTILWTMIGAHTFSFAGGAMGMTDKTWWIGFLIVTLLGWHVIFQFLKRAGNMHSF
- a CDS encoding RluA family pseudouridine synthase yields the protein MHSNPTIHHTAAAADAGIRVDRVLAERFPDYSRSQIQRAIDGGQLLINGVVARSNYKVEEGDQITLTLARVAAPDAPAEPEDIPLDVLFEDEHLLVINKPAGMVVHPAAGHRTGTLLNALLGRGAFDDDDAEAESDRPGIVHRLDKGTSGLMVVARTELAHRRLAAQLKDRALSRIYWTIAWGHLKKSPLVIDAPIGRSLRDRKKMAVNNAGREAKTTVHLRERHALADWLEVHLSTGRTHQIRVHLSHVGHAVVGDVEYGGGRDRIAGVDPRRRDLARKMLEAIGRPALHAHTLAFLHPASGAPLTFSAPPPPDFQALLDLCAQHP